In Mongoliitalea daihaiensis, one DNA window encodes the following:
- a CDS encoding carbohydrate kinase family protein, giving the protein MKRKKILVVGELNVDMIFNHIDGFPAVGKEIVAKNLDLTLGSSSAIFASNISTLGIETSFCGKVGTDTFGKVVLDTLSQRGVDVSHIIQDPQEKTGVTMVMNYDQDRANITYCGAMEHFGFDDIPWERVQEFDHVHFSNLFLQPKLKKDIAAFFQKIKSLGLSTSLDLQTDPDGTFDFDYQACLPFVDIFLPNESEIKGITKESELSLAIEKVAPHAKILVVKMGERGCLLRQGDLVIELPAMHHTSFVDAIGAGDSFNAGFIHHFLSGEPIDSCLEFANLTGAVNTTASGGTSAFGSFEMFASTAKKVFNIHTAQL; this is encoded by the coding sequence ATGAAGCGTAAAAAAATATTAGTTGTGGGTGAGTTGAACGTTGATATGATCTTCAATCATATCGATGGCTTCCCTGCTGTTGGGAAAGAAATTGTAGCCAAAAATCTAGACTTAACGTTGGGGAGTAGTTCTGCTATTTTTGCCTCTAATATTTCCACTTTGGGGATAGAGACGTCCTTTTGTGGTAAAGTAGGTACTGATACGTTTGGTAAAGTTGTGCTCGATACGTTATCTCAAAGGGGAGTTGACGTTTCTCATATCATTCAAGATCCACAAGAAAAGACAGGAGTGACTATGGTCATGAATTATGACCAAGATAGAGCAAATATCACCTATTGTGGAGCGATGGAGCATTTTGGTTTTGATGATATCCCATGGGAAAGAGTTCAGGAGTTTGATCACGTACATTTCTCAAACCTATTCTTACAACCCAAGCTGAAAAAGGATATAGCCGCATTTTTTCAAAAGATAAAATCTTTGGGATTGAGTACCTCATTGGATCTTCAGACTGATCCTGATGGGACATTTGATTTTGATTATCAAGCTTGTTTACCTTTTGTAGACATTTTTCTTCCTAATGAATCTGAAATCAAAGGGATCACTAAAGAAAGCGAGCTTTCTTTAGCTATAGAAAAAGTAGCGCCTCATGCTAAAATACTTGTAGTCAAAATGGGCGAAAGAGGTTGTCTCTTGCGCCAAGGTGACTTGGTGATTGAGTTGCCTGCAATGCATCATACATCTTTTGTAGATGCGATTGGAGCTGGAGATAGCTTTAATGCTGGCTTTATCCATCATTTCCTAAGCGGAGAGCCCATCGATTCATGCCTTGAATTTGCGAATTTGACGGGAGCAGTGAACACGACTGCATCCGGTGGAACTTCTGCTTTTGGGAGTTTTGAAATGTTTGCTTCAACGGCCAAAAAAGTATTCAATATCCATACAGCTCAGCTATGA
- a CDS encoding class II fructose-bisphosphate aldolase: protein MKIKDKLKELTAQKVGLLATNYYNLETLHGVLKAAQATSSPLILQLTQSSIDYMGLEAAVALGREGLKQFHVEGWIHLDHGGSVELVQRCLDAGFDSVMIDGSELPFEENVKLTQEVVKRAVSYGAHVEAELGYVAKLGQSHLHDGFTQPAEAKRFVEETGVDALAISIGTAHGFYKEKPKLQIDLLQAIAQEVQERATLVLHGSSGVPDDQLIAAINHGICKINLATEIKNIFMKTLQNILAQNDEIDLRKVFPKATNAVVELVKQKLTIVNN from the coding sequence ATGAAAATAAAAGATAAATTAAAAGAGTTGACCGCTCAAAAGGTTGGGCTTTTAGCCACGAACTACTATAATTTAGAAACGCTTCATGGGGTTTTAAAAGCGGCGCAAGCTACAAGTAGTCCACTTATTCTTCAGCTTACCCAAAGCTCCATTGATTATATGGGTTTGGAAGCTGCTGTGGCATTGGGAAGAGAAGGTTTAAAGCAGTTTCATGTTGAAGGATGGATACATTTGGATCATGGCGGATCGGTAGAGCTTGTTCAGCGTTGTCTAGACGCTGGGTTTGATTCTGTGATGATCGATGGTTCAGAGCTTCCTTTTGAGGAAAATGTGAAGTTGACTCAGGAGGTTGTCAAAAGGGCTGTCTCCTACGGAGCTCATGTGGAAGCTGAGCTAGGATATGTAGCTAAATTAGGTCAATCGCATCTGCATGATGGCTTTACTCAACCAGCCGAAGCCAAAAGATTTGTAGAAGAAACAGGGGTTGATGCCTTGGCGATATCAATAGGTACTGCCCATGGCTTTTATAAAGAAAAACCAAAATTGCAGATTGACTTGCTTCAAGCGATCGCCCAAGAAGTACAGGAGCGCGCAACCTTGGTGTTGCATGGGAGTTCGGGTGTGCCGGACGATCAGCTGATTGCTGCTATTAATCATGGCATATGTAAAATCAATCTTGCTACTGAAATAAAAAACATTTTCATGAAGACTCTTCAGAATATATTAGCCCAAAATGATGAAATTGATTTAAGGAAAGTATTTCCAAAGGCAACCAATGCGGTAGTCGAACTAGTAAAACAAAAACTCACCATTGTAAACAATTAG
- a CDS encoding amidohydrolase family protein, which produces MKFIDAHCHLNSRSKAKMELALERGAAFVSINTDIPFFEPLAAQESVVLDLKQAYPDQVRYMGSFESKGFGSASWQTKTLDRIKQTVDNGASGIKIWKNFGMAIKDDTGQFVMVDDERLDPVFDFMAQNGLPMIGHIGEPKNCWLPLEEMTVDSDRRYFSNHSDYHMYLHPEYPSYQAHIDARDAVLSKHPSLIFVGAHLGSLEWNLDEVALRLDKFPNFHTDLAERVCHVQLQSIADREKVRQFFIKYQDRIIYGSDVIDFNYRTEHQVASRFEFLWDYHLKYFGSSEILTAEEFEGSFQGLDLPQEVIQKIFITNAANIYGFKI; this is translated from the coding sequence GTGAAATTCATTGATGCTCATTGTCATTTAAACTCCCGATCCAAAGCTAAAATGGAATTAGCCTTAGAACGAGGGGCAGCTTTTGTTTCCATCAACACTGATATTCCATTTTTTGAGCCATTAGCGGCTCAGGAGTCAGTAGTGCTAGACCTGAAGCAAGCTTATCCAGATCAGGTGAGGTATATGGGAAGTTTTGAATCAAAAGGTTTTGGGTCTGCCTCGTGGCAAACCAAGACTTTGGACCGAATAAAACAAACTGTAGATAATGGTGCGTCTGGTATAAAGATTTGGAAAAATTTCGGGATGGCCATTAAAGATGATACAGGACAATTTGTAATGGTGGATGATGAGCGACTGGATCCAGTTTTTGATTTTATGGCTCAAAATGGTCTCCCAATGATTGGTCATATCGGTGAGCCTAAAAATTGCTGGTTGCCACTGGAGGAAATGACAGTAGATTCAGATAGGCGCTATTTTAGTAATCATTCCGATTACCACATGTATCTACATCCTGAATACCCTAGTTATCAAGCCCATATTGATGCAAGAGATGCTGTTTTGTCTAAGCACCCCAGTCTTATCTTTGTAGGAGCCCACTTGGGAAGTTTGGAGTGGAATTTGGATGAAGTTGCCTTGAGATTAGATAAATTTCCAAATTTTCATACCGATCTTGCGGAAAGGGTTTGCCATGTTCAGCTTCAGAGTATAGCTGATCGGGAAAAAGTTCGTCAGTTTTTCATCAAGTACCAGGATAGAATCATTTATGGATCAGATGTGATTGACTTCAACTACCGAACAGAACACCAAGTGGCTTCCAGGTTTGAGTTTCTATGGGATTACCATTTAAAGTATTTTGGGAGCTCGGAGATCTTGACTGCAGAGGAATTTGAAGGAAGCTTTCAGGGCTTGGATTTACCGCAAGAGGTAATTCAAAAAATCTTTATCACCAATGCAGCAAACATTTACGGATTTAAAATATAA